From one Humulus lupulus chromosome 8, drHumLupu1.1, whole genome shotgun sequence genomic stretch:
- the LOC133796989 gene encoding uncharacterized protein LOC133796989 codes for MVGGGSTRRDESPVIQSSNVFAALGSLKKKKKSDKSKGKKAEKEPEKEVYWAPAPLTVKSWADVDDEDDDDYYATTAPPEAVWSAPDSKSAKDSEHEPALELSESEEEALDEVDDDVEEEHENDSEAPLQAEPAQNPSGAPLPPKESERQLSKKELKKKELEELEAVLAELGYSTISEAGGQDDTLGVAREKKEESLNGEVDKKENAGESKSAKKKKKKDKLKESKESQDQAEGAEMGNVADETAETEKAEDLSAVDVKERLKKVTSMKKKKSSKEMDAAARAAASEAAARNAKLAAAKKKEKNHYNQQPVR; via the exons ATGGTGGGAGGTGGGAGTACTAGGCGGGATGAGTCCCCTGTGATACAGAGCTCCAACGTTTTTGCTGCGCTCGGTagtttgaagaagaagaagaagtcggATAAGAGCAAGGGGAAGAAGGCCGAGAAGGAGCCTGAGAAGGAGGTGTATTGGGCTCCCGCGCCTCTTACAGTTAAGTCCTGGGCCGATGTTGATGACGAGGATGATGACGATTACTACGCCACCACGGCTCCGCCTGAGGCGGTCTGGAGTGCCCCCGATTCGAAGTCCGCCAAGGACAGTGAGCATGAGCCTGCTCTTGAG CTAAGCGAGAGTGAGGAAGAAGCTCTtgatgaagttgatgatgatgTGGAGGAAGAACATGAAAACGACTCTGAAGCACCACTGCAAGCTGAACCTGCTCAGAATCCTTCTGGAGCTCCTTTGCCTCCTAAAGAATCAGAAAGGCAACTTTCGAAGAAAGAACTGAAGAAAAAGGAGCTTGAAGAACTTGAAGCTGTTCTTGCAGAGTTAGGATACAGTACTATAAGTGAGGCTGGTGGCCAAGATGATACCCTCG GTGTTGCACGAGAGAAAAAAGAAGAGAGCCTCAATGGAGAggtggacaagaaggaaaatgcTGGGGAGAGCAAATctgcaaagaagaagaaaaagaaggataAATTGAAAGAGTCAAAAGAATCTCAGGACCAGGCTGAGGGAGCTGAAATGGGAAATGTCGCAGATGAAACTGCTGAGACTGAGAAGGCAGAAGATTTATCTGCTGTTGATGTCAAGGAGAGGCTAAAGAAAGTGACgtcgatgaagaagaagaaatctagCAAAGAGATGGATGCTGCTGCCCGAGCTGCTGCGAGTGAAGCTGCTGCCAGAAACGCAAAGCTAGCCGCTgcaaaaaagaaagagaagaatcACTACAATCAGCAGCCAGTTCGGTAA